The following coding sequences lie in one Chelmon rostratus isolate fCheRos1 chromosome 2, fCheRos1.pri, whole genome shotgun sequence genomic window:
- the LOC121624892 gene encoding serine/threonine-protein kinase 35-like: MDTVGGDNWRRRTRSARACRRQQTGARADESNVLRGLSVGNTEEECVMKGDTGLFKQDNLEQRVMAPRYNLLREVGRGTYGVVYEAVARRSGAKVAVKKLRCDAPENVELALQEFWALASLEKRHQNVVQLEECVLQKNGMAQKMSHGNKRSKQYLRLVETSLKGERVLGPPEEPCYLWFVMEFCEGGDLNQFILSRRPNSQTNNSFMLQLTSAVAFLHENNIVHRDLKPDNILISEKSGTPVLKVADFGLSKVCAGLGDTSHGKEGEDKNKNVNVNKFWLSSTCGSDFFMAPEVWEGHYTAKADIFALGIIIWAMLERITFIDAESKRELLGSYVRQGADIVPVGEALLENPKMVLSIPQKRRSCMSDGVKKLLQDMLAVNPQDRPNAFELQARMDKVMCAA; this comes from the exons ATGGATACAGTTGGTGGTGACAACTGGAGGAGACGCACAAGGAGCGCGCGAGCGTGCCGCAGACAACAAACCGGAGCACGAGCCGACGAGTCCAATGTGCTGCGGGGTCTCAGCGTGGGAAACACGGAAGAAGAGTGTGTCATGAAGGGGGACACCGGCCTCTTCAAGCAGGACAACCTGGAGCAGAGGGTCATGGCTCCCCGATACAACCTGCTACGGGAGGTGGGAAGGGGCACATACGGCGTGGTGTACGAGGCGGTGGCACGGAGGTCCGGTGCTAAAGTTGCCGTGAAGAAACTGCGATGCGACGCGCCGGAAAACGTGGAGCTGGCCCTGCAGGAGTTCTGGGCGCTGGCAAGTCTGGAGAAACGCCATCAAAACGTGGTGCAGCTGGAagagtgtgtgctgcagaaaaacGGGATGGCCCAGAAAATGAGTCATGGGAACAAACGGTCCAAACAGTACCTGCGGCTGGTGGAGACCTCACTCAAAG GTGAGCGAGTGCTTGGTCCTCCAGAGGAGCCTTGCTACCTCTGGTTCGTCATGGAGTTCTGTGAAGGCGGTGACCTCAACCAGTTCATCCTGTCTCGGCGGCCCAACTCACAAACCAACAACAGCTTTATGCTCCAGCTGACCAGCGCCGTTGCTTTCCTGCACGAAAACAACATCGTCCACAGAGACCTCAAACCCGACAACATCCTCATCTCCGAGAAGTCGGGGACTCCAGTTCTCAAGGTGGCCGACTTCGGCCTCAGTAAAGTTTGCGCAGGTTTAGGAGACACCAGTCATGGGAAAGAAGGCGAGGACAAGAACAAAAACGTCAATGTCAACAAGTTTTGGTTGTCATCGACATGTGGCTCAGACTTCTTTATGGCCCCAGAGGTGTGGGAGGGCCACTACACAGCCAAGGCTGACATATTTGCCCTAGGGATCATCATCTGGGCCATGTTGGAAAGAATTACGTTCATTGACGCTGAGTCGAAGCGGGAGCTGCTGGGTTCATACGTGAGACAAGGAGCAGACATTGTGCCGGTGGGTGAGGCGCTGCTAGAGAATCCAAAGATGGTACTGAGCATCCCACAGAAACGCAGGTCATGCATGTCTGACGGagtgaagaagctgctgcaggacatgCTCGCTGTCAACCCTCAGGACCGGCCCAATGCTTTCGAGCTGCAGGCCAGAATGGACAAGGTTATGTGTGCTGCATGA
- the LOC121624883 gene encoding tubulin alpha-1C chain yields the protein MRECISVHVGQAGVQIGNACWELYCLEHGIQPDGQMPSDKTIGGGDDSFNTFFSETGAGKHVPRAVFVDLEPTVIDEVRTGTYRQLFHPEQLITGKEDAANNYARGHYTIGKEIIDLVLERIRKLADQCTGLQGFLVFHSFGGGTGSGFTSLLMERLSVDYGKKSKLEFSIYPAPQVSTAVVEPYNAILTTHTTLEHSDCAFMVDNEAIYDICRRNLDIERPTYTNLNRLISQIVSSITASLRFDGALNVDLTEFQTNLVPYPRIHFPLATYAPVISAEKAYHEQLTVSEITSACFEPANQMVKCDPRHGKYMACCLLYRGDVVPKDVNAAIATIKTKRTIQFVDWCPTGFKVGINYQPPTVVPGGDLAKVQRAVCMLSNTTAIAEAWARLDHKFDLMYAKRAFVHWYVGEGMEEGEFSEAREDMAALEKDYEEVGADSVGEDDEGEEY from the exons ATG CGTGAGTGTATCTCAGTGCACGTGGGTCAGGCTGGTGTCCAGATTGGCAATGCCTGCTGGGAGCTTTACTGTCTGGAACATGGGATCCAGCCAGACGGACAGATGCCCAGTGACAAGACCATCGGAGGAGGAGATGATTCCTTCAACACCTTCTTCAGTGAGACTGGAGCTGGAAAGCACGTCCccagagctgtttttgtggaTCTGGAGCCAACTGTCATTG ATGAGGTGCGCACTGGGACCTACCGCCAGCTGTTCCACCCTGAGCAGCTGATCACTGGGAAGGAGGATGCTGCCAATAACTACGCCCGTGGACACTACACCATTGGCAAAGAGATCATCGACCTGGTGCTGGAGAGGATCCGCAAACTG gctGACCAGTGCACTGGCCTTCAGGGCTTCCTGGTCTTCCACAGCTTCGGAGGTGGCACCGGCTCTGGTTTCACCTCCCTGCTGATGGAGCGTCTGTCTGTGGACTACGGCAAGAAGTCCAAGCTTGAGTTCTCCATCTACCCAGCTCCACAGGTGTCCACCGCTGTGGTGGAGCCCTACAACGCCATCCTGACCACCCACACCACCCTGGAGCACTCTGACTgtgccttcatggtggacaacGAGGCCATCTACGATATCTGCCGTAGGAACCTCGACATCGAGCGTCCCACTTACACCAACCTGAACAGGTTGATCAGTCAGATTGTGTCCTCCATCACTGCTTCCCTTCGTTTTGATGGTGCCCTCAATGTTGATCTGACAGAGTTCCAGACCAACTTGGTGCCATATCCCCGTATCCACTTCCCTCTGGCCACCTATGCCCCTGTCATCTCTGCTGAGAAGGCTTACCATGAGCAATTAACGGTGTCAGAAATCACTAGCGCCTGCTTtgagccagccaatcagatggtgAAATGTGACCCTCGCCACGGCAAATACATGGCTTGTTGCCTTTTGTATCGTGGTGATGTGGTGCCCAAAGATGTGAATGCTGCCATTGCCACCATCAAGACCAAGCGCACCATCCAGTTTGTGGACTGGTGCCCCACTGGTTTCAAGGTTGGCATCAACTACCAGCCACCCACTGTAGTTCCTGGTGGAGACCTGGCCAAGGTCCAGAgggctgtgtgcatgctgagcaACACCACTGCTATTGCAGAGGCCTGGGCTCGGCTTGACCACAAGTTTGATCTGATGTACGCTAAGCGTGCCTTTGTTCACTGGTATGTGGGTGAGGgtatggaggagggagagttctCCGAGGCCAGAGAGGACATGGCAGCTCTGGAGAAGGATTatgaggaggttggagctgatAGTGttggagaggatgatgaaggagaggagtaTTGA